Below is a genomic region from Candidatus Dormiibacterota bacterium.
CCATGATGTCGGCGAGCGTCGCGCGCTCTTGGGCTAAGCTCCGCGCAAGGCCGGTGCTGTTGCGATCGATTTGCGCGACCTTGGTTTGAGCCTGGCGCAGCTGCCCGACGAGCGAGAGGTTCATGAGCGTCGAGACCAGAGCGATCACAAAGCAGGCGGCAGCTACGAAATAGGCCGGCCAGACCGACGGCTGTTTTTTTGCCGGCGCAGCCTGCGCATGCGCTTGCGCGTCGGCGCGGACGGTCCGCATGACGCGGGCTTTGAGCAACGCGCCGGGGCTCTGCTCGGCGGATGCGGCGAGCGAAGTGACGGCAGGTTGCAGTGCTTGTAATTCCGCCCGACATTCGGCGCACGTGGCTAGATGCGCGCGCACGCGCTCGGCGTCGCTTGCCGGTAGGGAGCCCAGAGCGTAGACCGCGACATCGTCGAGCATTGCGGGATCGTGAGGAGCGTTCATGCCGTCACCACCCCATCCAGCGCCGTGCGGAGCTTGCGAAGGCCCGAGCGGATCCGCGTTTTGATGGTGCCGAGCGGGATGCCCGTGCGCCGCGCGATCTCCTCGTGCGTGATTCCGCCGAAGAACCCGAGCTCGATCGGTTGCCGTTGCTCTTCGGGTAACTGGCCGAGCGCCTCGCGGACGCGCTCGCCATCGAGACGAGCGAATGCTGCATCTTCCATAGCGTCGGCCTCCGGTAAACTTTCGGGCAATTCCAACTCCTGATGCGAAGCGCGGCTGCGCAGAATAT
It encodes:
- a CDS encoding anti-sigma factor, which codes for MNAPHDPAMLDDVAVYALGSLPASDAERVRAHLATCAECRAELQALQPAVTSLAASAEQSPGALLKARVMRTVRADAQAHAQAAPAKKQPSVWPAYFVAAACFVIALVSTLMNLSLVGQLRQAQTKVAQIDRNSTGLARSLAQERATLADIMDDNARRFPVNGGEVIRVRDKLYITLHDVPAPPRGKVYQAWTLAKGAKLMSPSLTFVPDRHGVAVISLPVDARQTAAVAVSVEPDGGSKQPTSTPT
- a CDS encoding sigma-70 family RNA polymerase sigma factor, whose protein sequence is MARVRSRDADAFEALYDEYHRLVYGVALRMLGDASAAEDVTQAVFLKVWSAPDLFHDGNFGAWIVRVARNRSLDILRSRASHQELELPESLPEADAMEDAAFARLDGERVREALGQLPEEQRQPIELGFFGGITHEEIARRTGIPLGTIKTRIRSGLRKLRTALDGVVTA